From Salmo salar chromosome ssa09, Ssal_v3.1, whole genome shotgun sequence:
CCACAGTTTCATTCAATGTAGTTTTTGGGCATAAAATAATCTGACGATAGAAAGGTTCATAGCAAGGTTAAAGAGCAATTCCAAAAGGTACATTTGGGGCCCCAAAGGGTCTGAAATGTCCCATAACTCAAGATCATGTATGTGATTACTTTTCTCCCTTTGGTTCATTGACCTCTGACCTTATAGTAGGTGACAGTCCAAGTCATGGTGCTCTGTGTATGAgattatatatactgaacaaaaatataaatacaacatgcaacaatttcacagatattacagagttacagttcatataaggacattagtcaattgaaataaataaattaggccttaatctatggattccacatgacagggaatacagatatgaatctgttggtcacagataccttcaaaaaaggtaggggtgggtgtggatcagaaaaccagtaagtatctagtgtgaccacaatttgcctcatgcagcgtgacacatctccttctcataaagttgatcaggctgttgattgtggcctgcggaatgttgtcccactcctcttcaatggctttgcgaagtttctggatattggtgggaactggaacttGCTGTCATACATGTCAATCCAGAACAtcacaaacatgctcaatgggtgacatgtctggtaagtatgcaagccatggagaacctggacattttcagcttccaggaattgtgtacagatccttgcgacatgaggctgtgcattatcatgctgaaaaatGAGGTGGGCCTAAGGATCTCGTCACGTTTTTTCtgcgcattcaaattgccatcaataaaatgcaattgttttcgttgtccgtagcttatgcctgcccataccataaccctactgtCACCtaggggcactctgttcacaacgttgacatcagcaaaccgctcacgcACACAACGCAATACACGtgatcctgcagtcagcatgccaattgcacgctcccttaaaacttgagacatctgtgacattgtgttgtgtgacaaaaatgcacattttagagtggccatttattgtccccagcacatggtGCACCTGGGTAATGATCACGTTGTTTAAAACTtaattgggatagggggcagcattgggaagtttggaagaaaagcgtgcccagagtaaattgcctgttactcaggcccggaagctaggatatgcatataattggtagatttagatagaaaacactcaaaagtttccgaaactattaaaataatgtatgtgagtataacagaactcatatggcagacaaaaacctgagaaagatccaaccaggaagtgggaaatctgaggtttgtattttttttaagtgattgcctatccaatatcctgtgtctgtggggtcagattgcacttcctaaggcttccagtagatgtcaacagtctttagaagttgtttcaggcttgcaTTATGAAAGGGGatcgaataagagctgtttcaacAAGTGGTCAAGCAGAAAGACATTAGTTTAGTCTCATGCGTGGCCGTGAGCGCGACGCACGttctctttcctttctaatgacaacggaattgtccggttggaatattattgaagatttatgataaaaacatcctaaagactgattaaatacactgctcaaaaaaataaagggaacacttaaacaacacaatgtaactccaagtcaatcacacttctgtgaaatcaaactgtccacttaggaagcaacactgattgacaatacatttcacatgctgttgtgcaaatggaatagacaacaggtggaaattataggcaattagcaagacacccccaataaaggagtggttctgcaggtggggaccacagaccacttctcagttcctatgcttcctggctgatgttttggtcacttttgaatgctggcgatgctttcactctagtggtagcatgagacggagtctacaacccacacaagtggctcaggtagtgcagctcatccaggatggcacatcaatgcgagctgtggcaagaaggtttgctgtgtctgtcagcgtagtgtccagagcatggaggcgctaccaggagacaggccagtacatcaggagacgtggaggaggccataggagggcaacaacccagcagcaggaccgctacctccgcctttgtgcaaggaggagcaggagaagcactgccagagccctgcaaaatgacctccagcaggccacaaatgtgcatgtgtctgctcaaacggtcagaaacagactccatgagggtggtacgagggcccgatgtccacaggtgggggttgtgcttacagcccaacaccgtgcaggacgtttggcatttaccagagaacaccaagattggcaaattcgccactggcgccctgtgctcttcacagatgaaagcaggttcacactgagcacgtgacagacgtgacagagtctggagacgccttggagaatgttctgctgcctgcaacatcctccagcatgaccggtttggcggtgggtcagtcatggtgtggggtggcatttctttggggggccgcacagccctccatgtgctcgccagaggtagcctgactgccactaggtaccgagatgagatcctcagaccccttgtgagaccatatgctggtgcggttggccctgggttcctcctaatgcaagacaatgctagacctcatgtggctggagtgtgtcagcagttcctgcaagaggaaggcattgatgctatggactggcctgcccgttccccagacctgaatccaattgagcacatctgggacatcatgtctcgctccatccaccaacgccacgttgcaccacagactgtccaggagttggcggatgctttagtccaggtctgggaggagatccctcaggagaccatccgccacctcatcaggagcatgcccaggcattgtagggaggtcatacaggcacgtgggggccacacacactactgagcctcattttgacttgttttaaggacattacatcaaagttggatcagcctgtagtgtggttttccactttaattttgagtgtgactccaaatccagacctccatgggttgataaattggatttccattgattatttttgtgtgattttgttgtcagcacattcaactatgtaaagaaaaaagtatttaataagattatttctttcattcagatctaggatgtgttgtttaagtgttccctttatttttttgagcagtatacatcgtttgacatgtttctactaacTTCAATGgaactttttggacttttcgtctggactttgtgcccgcgctttgtgcatttggattactggactaaacgcgcaaacaaaaaggaggtatttggacataaagatgaactttatcgaacaaaactaacatttattgtctaacatggagacctgggagtgccatcagatgaagatcatcaaaggtaagtgattaatttgaacactatttctgacttttgtgacacctctccttggttggaaaatggctgtatggttttctgtggctaggcgctgacctaacataatcgcatggtgtgcttttgccgtaaagcctttttgaaatcggacattgtggctggattaacaagaagtatatctttaaaatggtttatAATACTTGTaggtttgaggaattttaattatgagatttctgttgtttgaatttggcgccctgcaatttcactggctgttggcgaggtgggacgctcacGTCCCGAAtgatcccagagaggttttaatcagcttcttgatatgccacacctgtaagATGGATGTTTATCTTGGCAAAGGCGAAATgcccactaacagggatgtaaacacatttcttttatttcagctcatgaaaccaacactttacatgttgtttgtatttttgttcagtgtatctgGAGGGAGGGTTGATGTTTTGACAGCCCTTGGTTTACCTGTAGGAGGAGCTATAGCTCGTCACATCctcaaaggagagaaagagagcgatccCTCCTTTCCTTCTTCAGTGGCGTGAACAGATCCACAGCGCTGGAGAGAGAGTATagcgggagagagtgagagggagagagagagagacagtagtcaGTTTGACAGATAAGCACGGCGGATGACTTGTCTCTCTCTGAATGCACTGTGAGCAGGAGAGCAAGTAAGTACCAAGAGTACCAGCCAAGGCAGTTCTCCAGATGCACAAACACACTCCACAGCCTGGTACAGACAGGGAGCGTGTGAAGAGAGAAGAGTGTCACAACTAAGGTATGCTGGGATCTAGATTTGCACATGTACAACTATCATGAATTCCTCTTTCTATTGTTTTGGTTTTAATATGTTATGTTTTAGCTCTTGCACTTACACTTAGTTTCCAGGTGGGTCATCAGAGGTTTCCCAAGCAAAGTCTACCAAAAGTGTAATGGGTTGCCCAGACCAGAGACTTTTCCTCTGATCCTGCAAAGAGAGCTAGTCCTCACACTGAGCGACCCCCGGGCATGGAGAAGCTGACGGAGAAAGACAAGGAGCTGATCCGAGGCAGCTGGGAGAGTCTTGGCAAGAACAAAGTTCCACACGGAGTCGTCATGTTCTCCAGGTACAGTCATGATCTAAAGCTTTTTATTTGAGGAGTTAGGTATGGAGGAAATGAAGGAGTTAGGTATGGAGGAAATGAAGGAGTTAGGTATGGAGGAAATTAAGGAGTTAGGAGAAGTTGTGATATTGCTTGTCATACTGTATTATCTattctgatcaaatcaaatcaaaatgtatttttccacactcgccgaatacaacaagagtAGACCttgccgtgaaatgcttactttcaagcccttaaccaacaaggcagttcaagaaatagagttgatcaaatatttactaaataaactcaagtaaaacaaatctaatcaatcaaaaagtagcacaataaatgtacataacaataatgagactatatacagggggtaccggtatacaACACTACTTTATAACCAGTGTTTCCCCTACATTCGACTCTGTTACCGCTGCTGAAAAAAGTCCAATGGGAAAACACTGAGAACTATACCATGCATGTGTTCCTCCATGAAGATGTCATGGTGATTAGTGTATCAGCCTTTACTGTTTGTGTACCAAAACAGAGTGTTGGTTGATATCTGCAGCATTTTTTGTAAGAAAGTTTACTGAAACCTAACCATTGACTACAATTTGCAGCTGTATACAATACAAATATGTCAGTATAGTGCAAAGATACTGTAAATAATGTAGTTGTCATAGTAAACAGTACTTGTGTacttagagagaaaaatacacttCACTTACATAGATACTGCATCACACACTCCCTATACTGGGACTGGAGGCTTGACTTGTTGCTTGGCGACAGGCTGCAATAGTCTTTATTTTGAAACAGCTTCTGCTAAAACAGACTCTAGAGAAGAACTGTTGCTGACTGTCCTATTTTCTTTAACCAGACATAAAAATCGTAGCTATTGTGGCATTCGAGGGACTTACGACTACATGTACTGTCTGCACCTATAGTACTGAATTGTGTTTTATGGCTGTGCAGACTGTTTGAACTAGAGCCTGCGCTACTCAACCTCTTCCACTACAACACAAACTGTAGCCCCACACAAGACTGCCTCTCCAGCCCTGAGTTCCTGGACCATGTCACAAAGGTAACCCTGCGTAGCCCATCACCGTTAAAACTGACATCTAAATGGCTGATTCTTGGAAACAAATCCACGGCAATAACCTCTTGCTGCGTGTTGGTGTATGTGCACATttctttgtgtatgtgtgtgtgtatgtgcgtacatgattgtgtgtgtgtgtgtgcgtatgtgtccaGGTAATGCTGGTGATTGATGCAGCAGTCAGTCACCTGGACGACCTCCATACCTTGGAGGATTTTCTGCTCAATCTGGGGAAGAAGCACCAGGCTGTTGGGGTTAACACCCAGTCTTTCTCTGTAAGAATATTGTCACTCTGGTCACTCACTGTAGTACACTGCTGTCATACTGAGTGTActgtacactatactacactgtaaaacaaaaaaagaaaagttgATTTTACATACAATTGCAAGTCAATTCCAATTTAATTTGAAATTCCGATTAAAATATTGAATTAACTCATGAAGTGGAGAATTCATGTTGAATTCAATTCAAATTTCAAAAATCTTCAAGTTTTGGAATTTAATTGGAATTTGGACTGTTTGAATTGGAATTGTAAAAACATGTAATATTTGGTATTGAATTGGAATTCAATATTTGTAAATGTCCCAGTTATTGGAATTATTGCACTTAGTATAAAAATGTACTGCAGGATTTGTTCTAAATCTTATCAAGTTCCATCTCTATATTTCCAGTATAACTAGGCTGTCAGGACAGTATAACCAGGCTGTCAGCCTGAAAGTCTGAGAGAATTGAATTCAAATTGGAATTTGACAAAAATGTTGTTGAGCAAACTCACAATCCTATTGAAGGCATTTGCCTTACAATTATACATTGAAATCAACATATTATTTTACAGCTTACTTTTAAGGAAGAAAACTTGCAACAATTTTTAATTGTAGGCCAATATTCATAATATTTGCTTGCATGCAtccatgtgtgcatgtgtatgttgcAGGTGGTGGGGGAGTCCCTTCTCTACATGTTGCAGTGTAGTCTGGGTCATGGGTACACTGGCCCACTGCGTCAGGCCTGGCTCAACATGTACACCATCGTAGTGGCGGCCATGAGCAGAGGATGGGCCAAGAACGGGGAACACAAGACTGACTGAAACATTTGCTGGGGTCTACTACCAGTTTCTGTCTAATCACCTTCATGGTTGCTACGGAGTAAGTTTGTATAGCTCACAGCCTGAAGGTTTTGATTGCTGTATATTTCCTCAGTGAGTCTAGGGTTACAGTAGGGGGAACGAATAATGTTATCACTCTTGACACCACAAACGATGGTTGAATCACCTGATGTTCACAGAGTTAACTGTTTTTGCTGGGGATGTTGTAGCTGTAGAAAATGCTGCTACAACGTTGTGGGGATGTTATGTGTCAACCAGCTTTGCACGTGCTCTAAGTCTTCAGTTTAAGTTCCTAAAATTAGAGAAAGGGTTAAATTAATGTAATGACTGAATTTGCTTTGTAAATAATTATCTtgaaatacagtggcttgcgaaagtattcacctcccttggcatttttcctattttgttgccttacaacctggaattaaaaaatatttttgggggggtttgtatcatttgatttacacaacatgccttccactttgaagatgctaaatattttttcttgtgaaacaaacaagaaataaggcaaaaaaacggaaaacttgataccccccccaaagtcaatactttgtagagccaccttttgcagcaattacagctgcaagtctcttggggtatgtctctataaacttggcacatctagccactgggatttttgcctgttcttcaaggcaaaattgctccagctccttcaagttggatgggttctgctggtgtacagcaatcgttaagtcataccacagattctcaattggattgaggtctgggctttgactaggtcattccaagacatttaactgtttccccttaaaccactcgagtgttgctttagcagtatgcttagggtcattttcctgctggaaggtgaacctccgtcccagtctcaaatctctgaaagactgaaacaggtttccctcaagaatttccctgtacttagcgtcatccatcattccttcaattctgaccagtttcccagtccctgccgatgaaaaacatccccacagcatggtgctgccaccaccatgcttcactgtggggatggtattctcggggtgatgagaggtgtgggattgcgccagacatagagttttccttgatggccaaaaagctcaattttagtctcatctgaccagagtaccttcttccatatgtttggggggtctcccacatgcctcttggcaaacaccaaacgtgtttgcttatttgttTTCTTTAAGTAATGGcgtttttctggccactcttccgtaaagcccagctccgtggagtgtacggcttaaagtggtcctatggacagatactccaatctccgctgtggatctttgcagctccttcagggttatctttggcctctttgttgcctctctgattaatgcccttcttgcctggtccgtgagatttggtgggcggccctctcttggcaggtttgttgcggtgccatattctttcaattttttaataatggatttaatggtgctttgtgggatattcaaagtttctgatatatttttataacccaaccctgatctgtacttctccacaaccttgtccctgacctgtttggagagcaccttggtcttcatggtgccgcttgcttggtggtgccgcttgcttagtggtgttgcagactctggggcctttcagaacaggtgtgtatatatataccgagatcatgtgacagatcatgtgacacttagtttgcacacaggtggactttatttaactaattatgtgacttatgaaggtaattggttgcaccagatcttatttaggggcttcatagcaaagggggtgaatacatatgcacgcatcacttttatttttgtatttttttaataattattttaaacaagtaatttttttcatttcacttcaccaatttggactatttgtgTATGCCCATTACATACACAAAAAATCCCCCCAaattctatttaaattacaggttgtaatgcaacaaaataagaGAAAcggcaagggggatgaatacttttgcaaggcactgtatctactcTAATAGCAATGATTGTGGGGTTCTTCATGATGTATCTTAAAGAATCACACAACTGCTAAAACATTAGCTGTATTACTTGGCATCACTACCTCTACTGTGATCGTTACTGTAGCTGGAATGGGCAGCTATGATATGGGCCCTTTGGCAAATCAAACCAATGATAACGAAACATTAATCACAAAGTATATACAAGATTATTGTTTCGAGTGATTATCACAAATCTATTTCTATGTCTTTGAGTTAGGCTAGGGATCTGATAATGGCACATACTAATGCTCTCCTTTCTTTGTGTGTGTTCATGACCTGGGGTGTAACAACCCTTAGAGGTGAACATGATTCTTAAAGACATTGATATTATTAAGTAAACAATGTTTTTGGAAAATGCTCAACAGAAAATGACAAGAACTGTTAATGTATGCAAAGCTTTTCTATGGGATCTCTATGACTGTAATGGCACCTTTGTCAGAACAGTGTACAGTCTtaggaaaaaaagggttccaaaagagttctgtggctgtccccataggagaaccctttttagttccaggtagaacccttttagttccaggtagaactctttctaGTTCCATGTTCCCTctggggaaagggttctacatggaaccaaaaagggttataccAGTAACCAAAAGGAGTTCTTCAgagggttcttctatggggacagccaaacatcccttttaggttctagagagCACCTTTTGTTCTTAGAATGTAAGTGGCACTCTCCTCTGACAGTAGAGGTTGTAAAGATCACGTTGCCATATGCGTGTTATCATATTTCAATGGACTTCAACTGACTGTTACTTACTCTAAATAGACTGTTATTCTCCTCTCTTGAGTTCTAGCTAAATGATGGAACCCAACAGTAGATTATTTGCTTGAGTGTCTTTAGGCAATTCGTTTTCACTAATTGTAAATGTGAAGTGGTGTTGAACCACATAATgtatctacagtgggggaaaaaagtatttgatcccctgttgattttgtacgtttgcccactgataaagaaaggatcagtctataattttaatggtaggtttatttgaacagtgagagacagaataacaacaaaaaaatccagaaaaacgcatgtcaaaaatgttataaattgatttgcattttaatgagggaaataagtatttgaccccctctcaatcagaaagatttctggctcccaggtgtttttttatataggtaacgagctgagattaggagcacactcttaaatggagtgctcctaaccgcagcttgttacctgtaaaaaagac
This genomic window contains:
- the ngb gene encoding neuroglobin, producing MEKLTEKDKELIRGSWESLGKNKVPHGVVMFSRLFELEPALLNLFHYNTNCSPTQDCLSSPEFLDHVTKVMLVIDAAVSHLDDLHTLEDFLLNLGKKHQAVGVNTQSFSVVGESLLYMLQCSLGHGYTGPLRQAWLNMYTIVVAAMSRGWAKNGEHKTD